The following are from one region of the Alkalimarinus sediminis genome:
- a CDS encoding helix-turn-helix domain-containing protein — protein MSYVTEQIIESLRDARGRKGLSQRELSARSGVPQSHISKIESGGVDLRMSSLIALARVLDLELFVAPKKSVPAIKSIIRSGQGTYHNGSNNNGINDEAEQMSPAYQLEADDDD, from the coding sequence ATGAGCTATGTCACAGAGCAGATAATAGAAAGTCTTCGAGACGCTCGGGGGCGAAAGGGGCTTAGCCAGAGAGAGTTAAGTGCTCGCTCGGGTGTGCCTCAAAGCCATATTTCGAAAATCGAGTCTGGCGGCGTTGATTTAAGAATGTCCAGTTTGATTGCTTTGGCCCGCGTGCTCGACCTAGAGCTATTTGTTGCGCCTAAAAAGTCTGTGCCAGCTATCAAGTCGATTATTCGAAGTGGCCAAGGTACTTATCACAATGGGTCAAACAATAACGGCATCAACGATGAAGCTGAGCAAATGTCGCCCGCATATCAGTTAGAGGCAGACGACGATGACTAA
- a CDS encoding crotonase/enoyl-CoA hydratase family protein, giving the protein MKFNHIIYKVEDGIAHVILNRPEKYNAFNFDLMCDIVNVQKVIKKDRNIRVVIISGKGEHFSSGIDIKSIMGQPLQFFKIGWKLNPFGTNMAQRFCIGWHRLPVPVICVMHGISYGMAMTLALGADMRYARPDTELAIMEAKWGMVPDMAGLQTIRSTISQDVANELIMTGDPITADKALEYGLVTRVVEDPMAEALAMAEKLKARSPDATAAIKFTNQKSWNGSTRALLARETLYQIAQLISKNWRIMDIRNRKDPNKPFVKRQYWW; this is encoded by the coding sequence ATGAAATTTAATCACATTATCTACAAGGTCGAAGACGGCATCGCACACGTTATCCTCAACCGACCAGAGAAGTACAACGCGTTTAATTTCGACTTAATGTGCGACATCGTCAACGTGCAAAAAGTGATCAAAAAAGACCGTAATATCCGCGTGGTCATTATCTCTGGCAAGGGTGAACACTTTAGTTCAGGTATAGATATAAAAAGCATCATGGGCCAGCCACTTCAATTTTTTAAAATTGGTTGGAAGTTAAACCCTTTCGGTACCAATATGGCGCAACGCTTTTGTATTGGTTGGCACCGCCTTCCCGTACCCGTTATCTGTGTCATGCATGGTATCAGTTACGGCATGGCGATGACCTTAGCACTAGGCGCCGATATGCGTTATGCACGCCCTGACACGGAGCTTGCCATCATGGAAGCGAAGTGGGGTATGGTTCCCGATATGGCGGGGCTACAAACCATTCGAAGCACGATCTCGCAAGATGTCGCCAACGAACTCATCATGACCGGTGACCCGATTACCGCAGATAAAGCTCTTGAGTATGGCTTGGTGACTCGCGTAGTTGAAGACCCCATGGCCGAAGCATTGGCGATGGCTGAAAAGCTAAAAGCACGATCACCCGATGCAACCGCAGCGATTAAGTTTACCAATCAAAAAAGCTGGAACGGATCAACAAGGGCTTTACTAGCGCGTGAAACCCTTTATCAAATCGCTCAGCTTATCAGTAAGAACTGGCGCATCATGGACATTCGAAACCGCAAAGACCCGAACAAACCTTTCGTAAAGCGTCAATATTGGTGGTGA
- a CDS encoding NADPH-dependent 2,4-dienoyl-CoA reductase: MSNQPYPHMMEPLDLGFTKLKNRVIMGSMHTGLEDRFWQMDKLAAYFAERAKGGAALVITGGYNPNKRGWFYPTAGLFNSYLDIPNHRKVTSAVHKEGGKIALQILHAGRYSYHPFSHSASAKKAAINPFKPKAMSDKQIRSTIKDFAKTARLAKLANYDGVEVMGSEGYLINQFMAPHVNQRKDQWGGSIENRMRFPVEIVKAIRKAVGEEFIILFRLSMMELVEGGMTAQEIVQTAKALEDAGVTIMNTGIGWHEARVPTIVTSVPRAAFREATARVKKELSIPVCASNRINTPDVAEDIIATGDADLVSMARPFLADPHFVNKAAEGRADEINICIACNQACLDHTFQMKRASCLVNPQACHETELVYIPVTNKKKVAVIGAGPAGLSASTVAAERGHDVTLYDMASEIGGQFNYAKQIPGKEEFYEMIKYYARRVEVSGVNLKLDTKVDAEYLEQSGYDEVIVATGINPRLPPIEGIEHKKVLSYLDVLTGAKVGKKVAVIGAGGIGFDVAEFLVHPGAKADSKPRPQTVEEWSEEWGVDIDSENPGHLVEKKPHAPAREVYLLQRKKSPLGAGLNKTSGWVHRAVLKMKDVEMIGGVSYDKIDDKGLHITVDGEQRVLDVDNIVICAGQESRKELYNEDSPTMNFHLIGGAEFAGELDAKRAIKQGAELAAEL, from the coding sequence ATGAGCAATCAACCATACCCCCACATGATGGAACCTTTAGACTTGGGTTTCACCAAGTTAAAAAACCGAGTCATTATGGGCTCTATGCATACAGGCCTTGAAGACCGTTTTTGGCAAATGGATAAATTAGCCGCTTACTTTGCCGAACGCGCAAAAGGTGGCGCAGCTTTGGTGATTACAGGGGGCTATAACCCAAACAAACGTGGCTGGTTCTACCCAACTGCCGGCTTGTTTAATAGCTATTTAGACATCCCTAACCATCGCAAAGTCACCAGTGCGGTTCATAAAGAAGGCGGCAAAATTGCCTTACAGATTTTGCATGCGGGTCGATACAGCTATCACCCATTTTCACATTCGGCTTCGGCTAAAAAAGCGGCGATTAACCCATTTAAGCCAAAAGCCATGTCGGATAAACAAATTCGTTCTACCATCAAAGACTTTGCAAAAACAGCCCGCCTAGCAAAACTCGCAAACTACGATGGTGTTGAAGTCATGGGTAGTGAAGGCTACCTGATTAACCAGTTTATGGCGCCGCACGTTAACCAGCGAAAAGACCAATGGGGCGGCAGCATCGAAAATCGCATGCGCTTTCCTGTCGAGATCGTCAAAGCCATCCGCAAAGCCGTAGGCGAAGAGTTTATTATCTTATTCCGTTTATCCATGATGGAACTGGTAGAAGGTGGAATGACGGCACAAGAAATTGTCCAAACGGCCAAGGCGCTTGAAGACGCGGGTGTCACGATTATGAACACCGGCATCGGCTGGCATGAAGCGCGCGTTCCGACCATCGTGACGTCTGTGCCACGCGCAGCCTTCCGTGAAGCAACGGCACGTGTCAAGAAAGAGCTGTCTATTCCTGTATGTGCGTCTAACCGTATTAACACGCCCGATGTCGCGGAAGATATTATTGCCACAGGAGACGCGGATTTAGTGTCTATGGCGCGTCCATTTTTGGCCGACCCGCACTTCGTCAACAAAGCGGCAGAAGGACGTGCAGACGAAATCAATATTTGTATCGCCTGTAACCAAGCCTGTCTCGACCATACCTTTCAGATGAAGCGTGCATCTTGCTTGGTAAACCCTCAAGCCTGTCACGAGACTGAACTTGTTTATATTCCCGTAACCAACAAGAAAAAAGTAGCGGTGATTGGCGCAGGCCCAGCGGGTCTGTCAGCGTCTACTGTTGCGGCTGAACGTGGCCATGATGTTACGCTGTATGACATGGCCAGTGAAATTGGTGGTCAGTTTAACTATGCCAAACAGATTCCAGGCAAAGAAGAATTCTATGAGATGATCAAGTACTACGCTCGTCGTGTAGAGGTTTCAGGTGTTAATTTGAAACTCGACACCAAGGTGGACGCTGAATATCTTGAACAATCAGGCTATGACGAAGTCATCGTCGCGACGGGTATTAACCCACGTTTGCCACCTATCGAAGGTATCGAGCATAAGAAAGTCCTGTCGTACTTAGATGTACTAACAGGCGCGAAAGTGGGCAAAAAAGTGGCGGTGATCGGTGCCGGCGGTATTGGTTTTGATGTTGCAGAGTTCCTTGTTCATCCAGGCGCAAAAGCAGACAGCAAGCCACGGCCGCAAACGGTAGAAGAGTGGAGTGAAGAATGGGGCGTGGATATTGATAGTGAAAACCCAGGCCACCTAGTAGAGAAAAAGCCACACGCACCCGCGCGCGAAGTTTATTTGCTTCAACGTAAGAAAAGCCCTTTAGGTGCCGGTTTGAACAAAACATCAGGGTGGGTGCACCGTGCTGTATTGAAAATGAAAGACGTCGAGATGATCGGTGGCGTCAGCTACGATAAGATCGATGACAAAGGTTTGCACATCACAGTAGATGGCGAACAGCGTGTGCTAGATGTCGATAATATCGTGATCTGTGCGGGTCAAGAGTCGCGTAAAGAACTCTACAACGAAGACTCACCCACGATGAACTTCCACCTGATTGGTGGCGCTGAATTTGCCGGAGAACTCGACGCGAAACGCGCCATTAAGCAAGGTGCCGAGCTAGCTGCTGAGCTATAG
- a CDS encoding TetR/AcrR family transcriptional regulator, giving the protein MRKNINKTYHHQNLRHTLLENAEKLLSERGIDGLTLRELAERSNVSRQAPYHHFSSKHALLCAVAERSFDDLNDLLDQAGINDATSIQERLKDYVIAYVRYAAENPEKYELMFGAVTWRNEPSAELTEKGHATFRRYTHIIRQLKEHGDMPDYFDETRMSQITWATLHGLCRLKTDGVFVSLEAVEEMSLYAAEMILSVLKGQK; this is encoded by the coding sequence ATGAGAAAGAACATAAATAAAACCTATCACCATCAGAATTTACGTCATACCTTGCTAGAAAATGCTGAAAAGCTTTTGAGTGAACGCGGTATCGACGGGCTGACATTGCGCGAACTGGCTGAGCGTTCGAATGTATCTCGACAAGCGCCTTATCATCATTTTTCATCTAAGCACGCGTTGTTGTGTGCGGTTGCTGAACGTTCTTTTGATGATTTAAACGACCTGCTTGATCAAGCGGGGATCAATGACGCCACATCCATTCAAGAGCGGCTAAAGGACTATGTTATAGCCTATGTGCGTTACGCGGCTGAAAACCCCGAGAAGTATGAACTGATGTTTGGCGCGGTCACCTGGCGCAACGAACCATCGGCCGAACTGACTGAAAAGGGGCATGCTACCTTTCGTCGCTATACCCACATTATACGTCAGCTCAAAGAGCACGGTGACATGCCAGACTACTTTGACGAAACCCGCATGTCACAAATCACCTGGGCAACTCTACACGGTTTGTGCCGCTTAAAAACAGACGGTGTATTTGTGAGCCTTGAAGCGGTAGAAGAAATGTCACTGTATGCTGCGGAGATGATTCTTTCGGTATTGAAAGGCCAGAAATAG
- a CDS encoding TetR-like C-terminal domain-containing protein, producing the protein MSPTPFLFHVIAYVRYAAENPEKYELMFGAVTWRNEPSAELTEKGHATFRRYTHIIRQLKEHGDMPDYFDETRMSQITWATLHGLCRLKTDGVFVSLEAVEEMSLYAAEMILSVLKGHK; encoded by the coding sequence TTGTCACCGACCCCTTTTCTGTTTCATGTCATCGCTTATGTGCGCTACGCGGCAGAAAACCCCGAAAAGTATGAACTGATGTTTGGCGCGGTCACTTGGCGCAACGAACCATCGGCCGAACTGACTGAAAAAGGGCATGCGACATTTCGCCGCTACACCCACATTATTCGTCAGCTCAAAGAGCACGGTGACATGCCAGACTACTTTGACGAAACCCGCATGTCACAAATCACCTGGGCAACTCTGCATGGTTTGTGTCGCTTAAAAACAGACGGTGTCTTTGTGAGCCTTGAAGCGGTAGAAGAAATGTCACTGTATGCTGCGGAGATGATTCTTTCGGTATTGAAAGGCCATAAATAG
- a CDS encoding restriction endonuclease-like protein has protein sequence MPELLRLKTDAFLFTIKAASIDKRRDTLNSTLSTRQIGASDYSIKTQPPFKLLERPRAFKDAPYSLLHPPKALNQCAQIALEAPLFFENTLYQIEWIFLREVQAAQLSHRSQNMCDAFIFTPSEDGLNARLTGTINTGNDVGWLRLPLTFELDGKTHTQHIAFEVLPTKMALHQDLPAMYQTIDAVYPLWRFSLVEKTEQDAANSKQRGQFPLMWLANFAALRERFNQGLKVICAAPHNRLQPTVANIKAAKLKGRLPHKLAEQVKQDFANGQHDKRYAVKKKQLSVDTPENRFIKMAVSKSKRQLAEFEQKLRQSNQVPERQRLSDSFLNELHSWQQPLQKVLGQSFLNEVGAYTGLSRESLVLQQKTGYSAVYRIWQELKFYLDVFGNQSSISMKSVADIYEIWCFLCVKHILEDDLGFDLVENGAAELKQNDFFEYKFKDDGLRGAFRFKRADGVTARLAHEPIFNKKSNIRSYVVNQKPDIVLEVSLPKQANPDEEKQFIWLFDAKYRIKTDKTPYDDGNEDIEGTDYVPDDAINQMHRYRDALIRLSESQPSNNTDQPTKKSRPVFGAFALYPGFFDQATKENPYAPAIEEVGVGAFALLPSQAENSYCGHQWLLEFLQVQIGSAPSTKQDNELMYPKVSMAERLYVKESARIPYAGMRQVLYPDLTMTAALSGQRGRGNSYFEGFKQGTAQWYHIPQSTFLKEFKQHVAEEIRYLALASTSDTQSSTKQIDKIWPVKRVTVLPRYAITEEQAGKKSGKTDLYYLFELGKPLTLQTPVTNVPHRPIKNSMKLTTLTRLERVTRFSEIEKVYQEAMESLKGP, from the coding sequence ATGCCAGAATTATTAAGATTAAAAACCGATGCGTTTTTATTTACAATTAAGGCGGCATCTATTGATAAACGACGAGATACTTTAAATAGTACTCTTTCTACTCGCCAAATTGGTGCGTCAGACTATTCTATCAAGACTCAACCCCCTTTTAAGCTGCTCGAGCGTCCTAGAGCTTTTAAAGATGCCCCTTATTCTCTACTGCACCCTCCTAAGGCGCTAAACCAATGTGCACAAATAGCACTTGAGGCTCCCCTTTTTTTTGAAAACACCCTTTATCAAATTGAATGGATTTTTCTACGAGAAGTACAAGCAGCTCAGTTAAGTCATCGCTCTCAGAATATGTGCGATGCATTTATTTTTACACCAAGTGAAGATGGCTTAAATGCACGCTTAACCGGCACCATCAATACCGGCAATGATGTGGGTTGGCTACGTTTGCCGCTAACATTTGAGCTTGATGGTAAAACGCATACCCAACATATTGCCTTTGAAGTACTCCCTACCAAAATGGCATTGCACCAAGACTTGCCGGCTATGTACCAAACCATTGATGCAGTTTACCCGCTTTGGCGCTTTAGTTTGGTAGAAAAAACCGAGCAAGATGCCGCGAACAGTAAACAACGTGGACAATTCCCACTCATGTGGTTGGCCAATTTTGCGGCATTAAGGGAGCGGTTTAATCAAGGTTTAAAAGTTATTTGTGCCGCGCCTCATAATCGTTTGCAACCCACAGTGGCCAATATTAAAGCCGCCAAGCTAAAAGGCCGCTTGCCACATAAGTTAGCCGAGCAAGTAAAGCAAGACTTTGCGAATGGCCAGCACGATAAACGCTATGCAGTCAAAAAAAAGCAACTGAGTGTCGATACCCCAGAAAACCGTTTTATCAAAATGGCGGTGAGTAAAAGCAAGCGGCAATTAGCTGAGTTTGAACAAAAGCTTAGGCAAAGTAACCAAGTGCCAGAACGGCAACGGTTGTCGGATTCATTTTTAAATGAGCTGCATAGCTGGCAACAACCTCTGCAAAAAGTGTTAGGTCAAAGTTTTTTAAATGAGGTTGGCGCATATACAGGTTTAAGCCGCGAGTCATTAGTGCTGCAGCAAAAAACCGGTTACAGCGCGGTGTATCGTATTTGGCAGGAACTGAAATTTTATTTAGATGTGTTTGGCAATCAGTCGAGCATTTCGATGAAGTCGGTCGCTGATATCTATGAAATATGGTGTTTTTTATGCGTTAAACACATACTTGAGGACGACCTTGGTTTTGATTTAGTTGAAAATGGTGCGGCTGAATTAAAACAAAATGACTTTTTTGAATATAAATTTAAAGACGATGGCTTGCGAGGTGCGTTTCGATTTAAACGCGCCGATGGCGTTACCGCAAGGCTAGCGCATGAGCCAATTTTTAATAAAAAAAGCAATATTCGTTCGTATGTGGTCAATCAAAAGCCAGATATCGTCCTAGAAGTCAGCCTCCCCAAACAGGCAAACCCTGACGAAGAAAAACAGTTTATTTGGCTATTCGATGCCAAGTACCGCATAAAAACAGATAAAACTCCCTATGATGATGGTAACGAAGATATTGAAGGTACCGATTACGTACCAGATGATGCCATTAACCAAATGCACCGTTATCGGGATGCGCTAATACGCTTGTCTGAATCGCAACCAAGTAACAATACCGACCAGCCGACAAAAAAAAGTCGCCCCGTTTTTGGTGCTTTCGCGCTATATCCAGGTTTTTTTGATCAAGCCACAAAAGAAAACCCTTATGCGCCTGCGATTGAAGAGGTCGGGGTTGGAGCATTTGCATTACTGCCAAGCCAAGCAGAAAACAGCTATTGCGGCCATCAATGGTTATTGGAGTTTTTACAAGTACAAATTGGAAGCGCCCCTAGCACAAAGCAAGATAATGAGCTTATGTACCCTAAGGTTAGTATGGCTGAAAGGCTGTACGTAAAAGAATCGGCGCGAATACCGTATGCCGGAATGCGCCAAGTACTGTATCCAGATCTGACAATGACAGCTGCGCTAAGCGGACAACGAGGTCGGGGCAATAGCTACTTTGAAGGGTTTAAGCAAGGAACAGCACAATGGTATCACATACCACAAAGCACCTTTTTAAAAGAATTTAAACAGCACGTCGCTGAAGAAATTCGTTATTTAGCCTTAGCATCTACCTCTGACACCCAAAGTTCAACTAAGCAAATTGACAAGATTTGGCCGGTTAAACGCGTGACGGTACTGCCGCGCTACGCTATTACCGAAGAGCAAGCCGGTAAGAAGTCTGGTAAAACTGACTTGTATTATTTATTTGAGCTAGGCAAGCCCCTGACCTTACAAACCCCAGTGACCAACGTACCGCATCGCCCCATAAAAAACTCGATGAAACTCACCACTTTAACACGCCTTGAGCGTGTAACTAGGTTTTCTGAAATCGAGAAAGTTTACCAAGAGGCGATGGAATCGTTAAAAGGGCCGTAA
- a CDS encoding MrcB family domain-containing protein, whose product MQATKEQFTGHPIANLFRQDLTDEIELLVKKDFDSFVIKASVGAGNWANVPWLSILNPKITTTTQDGIYPVYLFKADGSGFYLSLNQGTTIPTKRFGKKRAERRAGDIKKILLSQFPRLKTWGEQEIDLKAKTTLGKSYEQPNISAKFYSSSNLPENHVLVSDLQELLQIYKGIEEFKFEHLLEVESFSQSKTIKEPLNAQGIPLSKPFLLLAGISGTGKTRFVREQAKTSGQFAETYCLTSVRPDWHEPSDLLGYISRLSKDNQAEYITTDVLQFIAKAWRAIASPESGLTIEEKSTEAQDKHLVVTGERNALDQVLPYWLCLDEMNLAPVEQYFADYLSVLETREWHWTGDSFTYSSDALLKPATIDEVADKDKLRKQLGFEATEYDELWQLICNHGLGIPFNLLVAGTVNMDETTHGFSRKVIDRALSFDFGAFFPNDFNEFFTPPNQNKRLSYPVWSHASKADVDFEVDSKDGEKINAGDETVSFLINVNSVLKNTPFELAFRALNELLLAVLSSQPQDELDLKAVWDDFMMCKVLPRIEGDTDKLTTANGKELLAELQDVMADKLKPIWQAGENEKANQRPDLYREKVVDGDNTDEENVLRIQCRTKEKLEWMSSRLTTATFTSFWP is encoded by the coding sequence GTGCAAGCAACAAAAGAGCAATTTACAGGGCATCCAATTGCAAATCTTTTTCGCCAAGATTTAACAGATGAAATTGAACTATTAGTAAAGAAAGACTTCGATTCATTTGTAATTAAAGCTAGTGTTGGGGCTGGGAATTGGGCAAACGTACCTTGGCTATCGATTCTTAATCCAAAGATCACCACAACCACGCAAGATGGAATTTATCCAGTTTATCTGTTCAAAGCAGATGGTTCAGGTTTTTACCTTTCTTTAAACCAAGGAACTACGATACCTACCAAACGCTTTGGGAAGAAAAGAGCGGAAAGAAGAGCAGGAGATATAAAGAAGATATTGCTATCTCAATTTCCTAGATTAAAAACTTGGGGTGAACAAGAAATTGACTTAAAGGCAAAAACAACGCTTGGAAAATCATATGAGCAGCCAAATATTTCAGCAAAATTTTATAGCAGCTCTAATCTTCCAGAAAACCACGTATTAGTATCTGACCTGCAAGAATTATTACAAATATACAAAGGCATAGAAGAGTTTAAATTTGAGCATCTTCTAGAGGTAGAAAGTTTTAGCCAGAGCAAGACAATAAAAGAGCCACTTAATGCTCAGGGTATCCCGCTATCCAAACCCTTCCTCCTCCTAGCCGGCATATCAGGCACAGGCAAAACCCGCTTCGTTCGTGAACAAGCCAAGACCTCGGGGCAGTTTGCTGAAACTTATTGCTTGACCTCTGTACGTCCAGACTGGCATGAACCCAGTGATTTGCTCGGTTATATTTCGCGTCTTTCAAAAGACAACCAAGCCGAATACATCACCACTGATGTATTGCAATTTATCGCCAAAGCATGGCGTGCCATTGCATCCCCTGAAAGCGGCTTAACCATCGAAGAGAAGTCTACTGAGGCACAGGACAAGCATTTAGTGGTAACAGGTGAACGTAATGCGCTTGATCAGGTGTTGCCTTACTGGCTGTGCTTGGATGAAATGAACTTAGCGCCTGTAGAACAGTATTTCGCTGATTATCTGTCGGTACTAGAAACCCGCGAATGGCATTGGACCGGTGATAGCTTTACTTATAGCAGTGATGCACTATTAAAGCCTGCAACCATCGACGAAGTCGCTGATAAAGACAAACTGCGAAAACAACTCGGTTTTGAAGCGACTGAGTACGATGAGTTATGGCAATTAATTTGCAACCATGGTTTAGGTATACCATTTAACCTGTTAGTAGCAGGCACGGTAAACATGGATGAAACCACCCACGGTTTTTCTCGTAAAGTAATCGACCGTGCACTGAGCTTTGATTTTGGCGCGTTTTTCCCCAATGATTTTAATGAGTTTTTCACGCCTCCTAATCAAAATAAGCGCCTCAGTTACCCCGTTTGGTCACACGCCAGTAAAGCGGATGTCGACTTTGAAGTCGATAGCAAAGACGGTGAAAAAATCAATGCCGGTGATGAAACGGTTAGCTTTTTAATCAACGTTAACTCTGTGCTCAAAAACACACCTTTTGAACTCGCTTTCCGCGCACTCAACGAATTACTGCTTGCTGTGTTGAGCAGCCAACCACAAGATGAGTTGGACCTAAAAGCCGTGTGGGATGACTTTATGATGTGTAAGGTGTTGCCACGTATTGAAGGCGATACCGATAAATTGACCACAGCAAATGGAAAAGAGCTATTAGCTGAACTACAAGATGTTATGGCTGACAAGCTGAAACCTATTTGGCAAGCAGGTGAAAACGAAAAGGCGAATCAGCGCCCTGACTTATATCGCGAAAAAGTAGTCGATGGTGACAATACTGACGAGGAAAATGTACTTCGTATTCAATGCCGTACAAAAGAAAAACTAGAATGGATGAGTAGTCGCCTGACGACAGCCACTTTCACCAGTTTTTGGCCTTAA
- a CDS encoding nucleotidyl transferase AbiEii/AbiGii toxin family protein, which produces MLKQQIRQIVQENPDYAAVTPVIEKEILHHDIMDVLIKQGAMQQLTFIGGTSLRMCYNSSRLSEDLDFNGGHNFKPSDFEGLESEIQTYIQNKYETDVWVNKPSDKRQGDTVSWKISIIKEASRPDLPRQKMHIDVCAIPSFDIEKRPLINHYNIVVPTEGILVPVQSLQEMLADKLIALAYRARRIKPRDIWDIVWIKQRGTNLSKILVEKKLIARQKQTEDFRQALSVQLGKLMSEDEVRDDFNMEMSRFIPKQTKERTLDNPEYWPYVQGEVNAIVSELLNDKSPKNPFDMG; this is translated from the coding sequence ATGCTGAAGCAACAAATTCGCCAAATCGTCCAAGAAAACCCTGACTATGCAGCTGTGACCCCCGTCATCGAAAAAGAGATCTTGCATCACGACATTATGGATGTACTGATCAAACAAGGTGCTATGCAGCAATTAACCTTTATCGGTGGCACCTCATTACGTATGTGCTACAACAGCAGCAGACTATCGGAAGATCTTGATTTCAATGGTGGTCATAATTTTAAACCCTCGGATTTTGAGGGGTTAGAGTCCGAAATACAAACCTATATTCAGAACAAGTATGAAACAGACGTTTGGGTAAACAAACCCTCCGATAAGCGGCAAGGAGATACCGTTTCTTGGAAAATTAGTATCATAAAAGAGGCTAGTCGTCCTGATTTACCACGGCAAAAAATGCATATAGACGTCTGTGCTATTCCGTCATTCGATATCGAAAAGCGTCCGTTAATCAATCACTACAACATCGTTGTACCGACAGAAGGGATTTTGGTTCCGGTACAATCTTTACAAGAAATGCTAGCCGATAAACTGATCGCGTTAGCGTATCGGGCAAGACGTATCAAACCTCGTGATATTTGGGATATTGTTTGGATCAAGCAGCGCGGTACTAATTTATCTAAGATACTGGTTGAAAAGAAGCTCATTGCCAGACAGAAGCAAACTGAAGACTTTCGTCAGGCACTGTCTGTTCAGCTGGGTAAGCTAATGTCAGAAGATGAAGTACGTGACGATTTCAACATGGAAATGAGCCGCTTTATCCCAAAGCAAACCAAAGAAAGAACCCTCGATAACCCTGAGTACTGGCCGTATGTTCAGGGCGAGGTAAATGCCATTGTATCTGAATTACTTAATGACAAATCGCCCAAAAATCCATTTGATATGGGTTAG
- the abiEi gene encoding type IV toxin-antitoxin system AbiEi family antitoxin has translation MTKSDKLLNALAKAVNAGGGIHSATELAFMLGLPYDPAFRKFLADCVNKGLLRRVMKGLYESAITPPEPETAIYKIIKKLRSGVLNYISLESQLSHTGDISQVVMGRVTVVTKGRSGCFDTPYGVIELTHTKKPVEKIAPNLYYDPDIKMYRAHKAQAIADLKHCQRNLHMLES, from the coding sequence ATGACTAAATCAGATAAGCTATTAAACGCATTAGCGAAAGCGGTAAACGCTGGAGGTGGCATTCACAGTGCAACTGAGCTGGCTTTTATGCTGGGCTTACCTTATGACCCTGCCTTTAGAAAGTTCCTAGCAGATTGTGTTAATAAAGGCTTACTCAGACGCGTGATGAAGGGCCTATATGAAAGCGCAATTACGCCACCTGAGCCTGAGACCGCCATTTATAAAATCATCAAAAAACTGCGAAGTGGCGTATTGAACTATATCAGCTTAGAAAGTCAGCTCAGTCATACAGGCGATATTTCACAAGTCGTGATGGGTAGAGTCACGGTGGTGACAAAAGGTCGAAGTGGTTGCTTTGATACGCCCTATGGCGTGATCGAATTGACCCATACTAAAAAGCCAGTCGAGAAAATTGCACCTAATTTATACTATGATCCCGACATCAAAATGTATCGTGCGCACAAAGCCCAAGCAATTGCTGATCTTAAGCACTGTCAGCGCAATTTACATATGTTGGAGAGCTAA